From the Roseibium salinum genome, one window contains:
- a CDS encoding substrate-binding periplasmic protein, translated as MRLRFGILGIVCASFLFTQQQAEAKTITFAADSWCPVNCAPGSERPGYMVEIVEAILEPKGYDVRYVNVNWSRALLYARSGRFDAVLGALKGDAPDFVFPAEPQGETEIGIFVPKSSSWQYTSEASLKDKRIGLIRDYAYGEELERHIRLQAHPTYAGGEHPLKINMLQLKVGRIDMIVEDVGVFRHTARELGLDKEFRLAKTFSREHIYAAFSPGNPASTRLAQMLSTGMRDLRANGSLRLIMKKYALDDWRH; from the coding sequence GTGCGGTTACGATTCGGAATTCTTGGCATTGTCTGCGCAAGTTTTCTCTTCACTCAACAACAGGCTGAAGCAAAAACAATTACCTTCGCGGCGGATAGCTGGTGTCCGGTCAACTGCGCCCCAGGCTCCGAGCGGCCCGGCTACATGGTGGAAATCGTCGAAGCGATTCTGGAGCCGAAAGGCTATGACGTGCGCTATGTGAACGTGAATTGGTCGCGCGCACTGCTCTACGCGCGATCCGGCCGATTTGACGCGGTCCTGGGTGCGCTGAAAGGCGATGCACCGGATTTCGTATTTCCGGCGGAGCCTCAGGGAGAAACGGAGATCGGCATTTTCGTGCCGAAGTCCTCCAGCTGGCAATACACCTCCGAGGCCTCGCTCAAGGACAAGCGCATCGGCCTGATCCGCGACTACGCCTATGGCGAGGAGCTGGAGAGACACATCAGATTGCAAGCGCATCCGACCTATGCCGGCGGCGAACATCCGTTGAAAATCAACATGCTCCAGCTCAAAGTCGGGCGGATCGACATGATCGTGGAGGACGTCGGTGTCTTCCGCCACACTGCCAGGGAGCTGGGGCTGGACAAGGAGTTTCGACTAGCCAAGACCTTTTCCAGAGAACACATCTACGCCGCCTTTTCTCCCGGCAATCCGGCATCGACGCGCCTGGCACAAATGCTGAGCACCGGAATGCGGGACTTGAGAGCGAACGGAAGCCTTCGTCTGATAATGAAAAAATACGCCCTCGATGACTGGCGTCATTAA